A window of the Pyrodictium abyssi genome harbors these coding sequences:
- a CDS encoding Fic family protein — protein sequence MAGKRKGRRSRRKCRIYYPTVEALLYAVERLRRIYPEDHIHVAVRAALEDAVSAARFAAAFTRGSCREKKLAAAATLFYEIIARHPLRDGNKRLAATMLAAFMRKNSLKAPRPGGVWRVAVRVAAGEWGPEEVKRWLQRIQHG from the coding sequence GTGGCGGGGAAGAGGAAGGGTAGAAGGTCCAGGAGGAAGTGCAGGATATACTATCCTACGGTGGAGGCGCTTCTCTACGCAGTGGAGAGGCTTAGGCGCATCTACCCAGAGGACCATATACACGTCGCCGTGAGGGCGGCTCTGGAGGATGCTGTGTCGGCTGCTAGGTTCGCCGCAGCCTTCACGAGGGGATCGTGCAGGGAGAAGAAGCTCGCTGCAGCGGCCACGCTCTTCTACGAGATAATAGCTAGGCATCCGCTGAGAGACGGCAACAAGAGGCTGGCAGCCACCATGTTAGCCGCGTTCATGCGTAAGAACTCGTTGAAGGCTCCTCGGCCAGGCGGTGTCTGGAGAGTGGCCGTCCGCGTGGCGGCTGGAGAGTGGGGCCCCGAGGAGGTGAAGCGCTGGCTCCAGAGGATCCAGCACGGCTAG